One region of Algihabitans albus genomic DNA includes:
- a CDS encoding NAD(P)H-hydrate dehydratase, whose amino-acid sequence MKAHEQALLTSEQMGQADQAAMTGGVPGAELMAAAGLAVARCLERRWKPCRTLVLCGPGNNGGDGFVAARLLAAAGWPVRLMLLGDKERLRGDAAHHAALWEGEVEPLTEAAGLTAVGDWAELAVDALFGAGLCRPLEGIAASVVQAINRRGLPSVAVDMPSGLSGNSGLPLGEVCLQATATVTFFRKKPGHLLLPGRRLCGALELAQIGIAAEVLQEISPAVWENAPSLWQERLRWREPQSHKYDFGHLLIAGGSMMTGASRLAARAALRCGAGLVSLAVPEATRAIYQQGLDSLIVLPVDTAEAFADLLADRRKTALLLGPGLGTDRQARERVEAALDSGRPTLLDADALTCFAAAPQDLAALRRGPLVITPHEGEFVRLFGERSGDRLERARRASAEIGATVVIKGYDSVIATPDGRAAINANAPPNLATAGAGDVLSGIVSALLAQGLPPFEAAAAGVWMHGGTAEGFGPGLIADDLPERLPAVLSILQNNDKVWD is encoded by the coding sequence ATGAAGGCGCACGAGCAGGCACTCTTGACCAGCGAGCAGATGGGGCAGGCGGACCAAGCCGCGATGACCGGCGGTGTCCCCGGTGCCGAACTTATGGCGGCCGCCGGCCTGGCCGTGGCGCGCTGCCTTGAACGTCGGTGGAAACCCTGCCGGACGCTGGTGCTCTGCGGGCCTGGCAACAACGGGGGAGACGGCTTCGTTGCGGCTCGGTTGCTGGCGGCGGCCGGCTGGCCCGTGCGCTTGATGCTGCTCGGCGACAAGGAGCGGCTGCGCGGCGATGCGGCCCATCACGCGGCCCTCTGGGAGGGCGAGGTCGAACCGCTGACCGAGGCCGCGGGCTTGACCGCCGTCGGAGACTGGGCCGAGCTCGCGGTGGACGCCTTGTTCGGCGCCGGCCTTTGCCGTCCGCTCGAGGGTATCGCCGCATCGGTGGTCCAGGCGATCAACCGGAGAGGTTTGCCGAGTGTCGCCGTCGACATGCCCAGCGGGCTGTCGGGCAACAGCGGCTTGCCGCTCGGCGAGGTCTGTCTCCAGGCGACGGCCACGGTCACCTTCTTCCGCAAGAAACCCGGACACCTGTTGCTGCCGGGCCGACGGCTCTGCGGTGCCTTGGAACTGGCTCAGATCGGCATAGCGGCCGAGGTGTTGCAGGAAATCTCGCCAGCCGTCTGGGAAAATGCGCCGTCGCTTTGGCAGGAGCGCCTGCGTTGGCGCGAGCCCCAGTCGCACAAATACGACTTCGGGCACCTTTTGATCGCCGGCGGCTCGATGATGACAGGCGCCAGCCGGCTGGCGGCCCGCGCCGCGCTGCGCTGCGGAGCCGGGCTGGTTTCACTGGCCGTGCCGGAGGCCACACGCGCGATCTATCAGCAAGGTCTCGACAGCCTGATCGTTTTGCCCGTCGACACCGCCGAAGCCTTTGCGGATCTGCTCGCCGACCGGCGCAAGACCGCCCTGCTGCTGGGACCGGGGCTAGGCACGGACAGACAGGCGCGAGAGCGGGTGGAGGCGGCGCTCGACAGCGGCCGGCCGACGCTGCTGGACGCTGACGCGCTGACGTGTTTCGCCGCAGCCCCGCAAGACCTGGCGGCGCTGCGGCGTGGCCCTCTCGTCATCACGCCGCACGAGGGCGAGTTCGTCCGGCTGTTCGGGGAGCGCTCCGGCGACCGGTTGGAGCGGGCACGGCGCGCCTCCGCGGAAATCGGCGCTACAGTGGTGATAAAAGGCTACGACAGTGTGATCGCGACGCCGGACGGGCGTGCCGCGATCAACGCCAATGCCCCGCCGAACCTGGCAACAGCCGGGGCCGGCGATGTTTTGAGCGGCATCGTCTCGGCATTGCTTGCGCAGGGACTGCCCCCCTTCGAAGCCGCGGCTGCCGGCGTCTGGATGCATGGCGGTACGGCGGAGGGGTTCGGCCCGGGTTTGATCGCCGACGATCTGCCGGAGCGTCTCCCTGCTGTCCTTTCGATTTTACAGAACAACGACAAGGTGTGGGATTGA
- a CDS encoding LysR substrate-binding domain-containing protein has protein sequence MAPLDLDILRSFVAIVELGGFTRAAERLGRTQSTISLQIKRLEETLGKRLLDRNSRQIALTTEGERLLGYARRILQLTEEAREAVSEPEVEGVVRLGTPEDFATHRLPRVLADFARGHPRVALEVHCQLTVLLNEGFERGDYDLVLVKRDLEGPSAGERVWREPLVWTGGAGFDYGSAESGSPLPLVLSPQPCVYRKRALSALDANGRPWRIAYTSTSLAGTLAVVEAGLGVTVLPKDMVSSGLRVLDGEGGLPNLADTEIALLRASSLSPAAQRLADHIVQALEVPR, from the coding sequence ATGGCCCCGCTTGACCTGGATATTCTGCGCAGCTTCGTTGCCATCGTCGAGCTGGGCGGTTTCACCCGCGCGGCCGAGCGGCTCGGTCGCACCCAGTCGACCATCTCCCTCCAGATCAAGCGCTTAGAGGAAACTCTTGGCAAGCGACTGCTCGACCGCAACAGTCGCCAGATCGCCCTGACCACGGAGGGCGAACGTCTGCTCGGCTACGCGCGTCGGATCCTGCAACTGACCGAGGAGGCCCGCGAGGCGGTCAGCGAGCCGGAGGTCGAGGGCGTCGTCCGCCTCGGCACGCCGGAGGACTTCGCCACGCACCGTCTGCCGCGCGTGCTGGCCGATTTCGCACGCGGTCACCCCCGCGTCGCTCTGGAAGTTCACTGTCAGCTTACGGTTTTGCTGAACGAGGGCTTCGAGCGCGGGGACTACGATCTGGTGCTGGTGAAGCGCGATCTCGAGGGCCCGAGCGCCGGCGAACGGGTCTGGCGCGAACCGCTGGTCTGGACCGGGGGAGCCGGTTTCGATTACGGCTCGGCCGAAAGCGGCAGCCCTCTCCCGCTGGTGTTGTCGCCCCAGCCCTGCGTCTATCGGAAACGTGCGCTGTCCGCATTGGACGCCAATGGACGGCCCTGGCGGATTGCCTACACCAGCACGTCCTTGGCAGGAACGCTCGCGGTCGTGGAAGCCGGACTGGGCGTGACCGTGCTACCGAAAGACATGGTTTCGAGCGGCCTGCGGGTGCTGGACGGCGAAGGCGGCCTGCCGAACCTGGCCGATACCGAAATCGCCCTGCTCAGGGCGTCCAGCCTGTCGCCCGCCGCGCAGCGCCTTGCCGACCACATCGTACAAGCGCTCGAAGTGCCGCGTTGA